The genomic stretch gcagaggccacacatggagggatcacaattcgagtttattccacaaggatcagaatgcaatggagatgtcaccaggaggcgacatggtgcagcggatcgtggtggaacagttcgtggcaatgcgacacacacgacatagtcccgggagggactagatcatatggaggtatgatcgggagctactgggagctccgctttggtgaacaacacgacggcaagaagggctatggattcaaggagtgaaggccatggtaccgcagaggcgggtcttccgggcgtgcaccgaattttgcatcggatgaaaaccttggtcatcagcatatgggggctgggttccaccaagggaaaagttcgaatgcaagtaccagtgagtcccatgagagggacttgatcatgcagaggtatgatcgaagcagctggagagttggactgctccagagctcatattcgcttaagggagcccgacaagtcagaggacaaggtcgagtaagcgaacgttgctaccaaggaagctaaggagaacagaatcggtgcaaaccctacaatgtgatggcagaggccatgcatgggagttgtagtctatctttccatcgaccaaacagactgcttggagaacacagaggtgttgaagcaggaggtcgaaaggggcgaggaagcgacgacaagtccagagggacttagctacccaaaatcaagcaatcagtgagaatggaggtggactcagaggagtgtcacgaaggcatatctactgattgtgaagaaaagggatgtagatgcgaggcgacggatagtagggccatgggcatggcagcgccatggtaccgcagaggcgggacttccgtcaaagtcattgatcccttgctctcacggagggagagcgcttggtcgtgaaaggggccgaggaggtggagcatgcagaggcaatctccaagtaccgagacaaggctgaagggcagaggccaagaaacttcgtaagaccggtgtcaacaggtttctcatcaagatagccgtaagtgaaggacttcgggtcatgcaagagtgcacgaccaaggaacgaagcaggcagtacgtggtgctgtacctttgctactcagtggagtaggcggcagggttgatggagaagacggtacaatcccagaggcgacctcatctatcagagaattactccaagttggggtgaaaacttcctgcattccagaagttcaatggcattgagaaggtgaatcacagtagctaactcaacgcaaggagtgcaaacacttcaagtgcttcagaagtgtgagcaaagagtaggcgaaggccagtaaccagctcgatgcatgaagtacaacctcgaggaggcgggcgaagtcaagtaacctttgccttctcaactcttaagagaatgggcgaaaccgagtaccccagttctcttatctatccagcagaggagctctgcacaagttcaaagacccttcgaagataatggaagacaatagttgtcaaatcctcaccaacggtgatcagtgctactgagagtagattgtccgcttcatttcccaacgaaatgccaatcgaaagcggaagtgatgcgaacctacttggatgtgacaactaactgaaagaagagtcaatgagcagattttgtggaggaaggacccaaaacttcagaagtttgtgaggcgatgctcgttaaagctccaacaagcatccacccagttcaagcagcatgtggaaattttgagaaactggcgcagtaagaatggtcttttccttcatttggtggatccgcaggaatcaacgaggatcaatacaactcagccaaccccacaccagagtcagagtcattggcgagttgaagcagcatggcggatcaaaggttcgactactcagaaacagcagcggagagcagctgggaaccaggaggcgcattgcagctggagcagaagattgaagactcagcaaaggcgaagagttgcagggttcacaaaggcttcgacgaggacgtcgaagggataagtgggggagaatgtcacggacaaacttctaaacaaggtgtttgatgtaatgcttatatctgtccgtgtctattggcatgttcatgccttgtacaacatgtaaaggggcggccgaaggcttaatagtcccattttagttgggttggtggcctctttaggcttgtaaataaaggttgtgtcatgtagacacgtgcgagagcttttcggtctgtaatggaccattttaccctttgttgtgccactgttcagagcttgtaaagtctgtttgtaatttgctttgtctatgaagtgttttttcggacatgtttgcttgtggatcccgtttgaggcgttctctttaacccgttctctcttttgttggtcctaagggacaatgggaggcttcggggaggttgacctttgcggacggacgcgcaagggtgctgcacgacttagacaaaaccagctaagtccgtgtcactaTGTCGATGTGTGTAGTGTCTTCCTTCGCCTTACACTGTCGATTACAAGCCTCCTCTGCCATACGCCAGTGTGTGCAATGTCTTCCTTCGGTTTAAATCATCAACCACGAGCCTCCTCTGCCCTATGCCACTGTGTGCAGTGGCTTCCTTCGGCTTACGTCATTGATTGCGAGCCTCCTTCGCCCTACATTGCTGTGTGAAGCTTTGTTTGTTCGCCTGTGCAGCTTTCATCATTGACTAGCTTCATTCTGCTATTGATTGCCACCTTTCTCCACCCTAAGCACCACCACACTTGTGTGAACCTTGCCTGAGTTGGAGAACACAACCTTCCTCCGCCATGCGCTGCTGCCTTCCTCGATGCCATACTCCACAACCTTTCGCCAACTGGTTACTTCTCCATCTCTTCTATCTTAGTCTATAGGTAACAACAACAGCTTTGTGAAATGATCTCCTATTTTCTGCACTAGCTTGAGCACTTCGTTTAATACTCTCTTATTAATTGGACTTTGTTAAAATGTTAGGAACTTGTAAACACTTTTAGGTGGGTACACTGTTAGGAGTTAGGACATAACAGTACACTGTTAGGTAGATAACAAGAACACCTCGCTTTGGTCGCTcggtatatattttttaaattgtaAATAAATAGTAGGTATACATTTTTTGCATTTTAATATTTGGGAGCGCCTAAGCAAGTGCCTAGTGCCTCGGGACTTTTGGTACCTTGGTGCCTGGCACTTTCGAAAACACTAATTATGGCATGATAATTACTATACAGTATGGTGTGATACTGACTGGTCTTTTAATCCATgttgtttaaagtttaaacactcTGATCTGCTCATCAAGTATTGTTTTCATTTTGCAGTCATCATTTGGTTTTGTTGATTATTATGATCGCCAATCAGCTGCGCTTGCAATTATAACACTTAACGGGAGGCAGCTGTAAGTTGTATAATCAAGTTTTGTTGtatgttatcttttttttttttttcgtgttGTCTCTTTGATAGTACTTGTCATGGTTGGAACTTTGCAGCTTTGGCCAACCTCTTAAGGTTAATTGGGCATATGCGAGTGGGCAAAGAGAGGACACATCAGGTTGAAATTTCCAATcctttcttttaaaaaatttgtGCTGCAGTGCAGATTGGCTTATCGTATGGAAAATTGCTGACATTATAATGCTTTTTATTTGGCATATATAGGTCATTATAACATCTTTGTTGGTGACCTTAGCCCTGAGGTCACAGATGCCACCTTGTTTGCATGCTTCTGTGTGTATACAAGCTGCTCGTAAGCTTTCATGACCCTGACATTTGTTTTCATAATGTTGTTGTTTTGGAAACTTGTTAATTTTCAATTTCTTCTTTTGGTTTCTTTTATGGTTAGCTGTGTAGATAGTCAGTCTATAACCTTGCCCTTCTCCCTTAATGTTTATGAAAATTTGTCTTTTCATCCTTGATATCACATGGAGTTGTGTTTTTCCTTTTGTTGTAGAGATGCAAGGGTCATGTGGGACCAAAAAACTGGGCGCTCAAGGGGGTTTGGTTTTGTTTCTTTCCGGAATCAACAGGTCAGTTGATCAGTTGATAATCAGCTTCAGATCATCCAGTATGGAATTTCCTCCAAAAAGTTTTTTGACTATTATTTTGACAGGATGCTCAAAGTGCCATAAATGACCTAAATGGTGAGTTGCTCTTTGTCAATTTCTTGTCATTACTTCTTCAGTGAAGTACCAATCACTAGTATCAGGCTGCTTGCTTCATAGTTCAAGCTTCTGTTCACTGGTTGATGTTGATGTTATCATGTTAGCATCATTAAGATTGTTGCTGTTTCCCATTGCATATATTACATACATTCAGATAAATGGGCCTTTTTTTAATGTGAATGTACTTTATGCTTCTTAAAGTAAGAAAGCAGCTATGGTTAACTAGTTATAGTCATCTGACTGGCAATTCTAATGTTAGAAGGTTGTAAATTTGAACAATCTTATATTGACATTATGTAGGCAAGTGGCTTGGCAGTCGGCAAATCCGTTGTAATTGGGCTACTAAGGGAGCTAATGCTAATGAAGACAAACAAATATCGGATTCGAAGAGTGTGGTAGATCCAACAAATGGATCTGTAGGTGGGTGCCACCATGAACTGGTGCAGTAGTTATATGTAATAAATTGTTCTTTTGAGTTATGCAGTTGTATTTGTCAATCTGCTGTCATTTTTTATAAGTTTTGTGTCGAAAGATAATTAGAAAtgtcctttccttttcttttttgctttttagTAGGTTAGGGTGTTAGCTCTCACAAACTATGCAGTGTTCATGATAACAATGTATAACAATTATAAGTCATACTGAGTTGAACTCATTCCTTTGTACGGATAACATCTTTACATGGTTTTGTTGAGGTGGCCTAGTAAGTTACTTTGATTGTGTGGTGGACTCTGATGCTTTTATGATATCTGTGTATTTCGTGTGTTTGTCATATTATTTAGTTTTAGTAAAGTGGTCTAAACTGTGCTGTACTAAGAAAGTTGTTCTTGTTGAATGGTTGGCATAGATTTTTTTCCCCAAGCATGTTAGTTGTTCATCATTAAAAATTACCATGATAGATGATAAGTTATTTCTGTACATTTGTAAGTCATGGGCAGGGttccattttttatgatattctAGTGTTGATTTTGCTGGCTTGGTTTGTGGTTGTAGAGGCTGAAGCAAAATTTTGATGGGtgctttttatcaaaattttcctgCCCTAGGGTAAAGCCATTTAGAGAGTTAATTACTCATATCATCTTGACAAGATCCATAAGGTAATATATTTTTCTCCAGTACCAGTAATATTGGGACTTTCCAGTAATAGAGTGACCATTAATAGCCAAAGTATTTTCTTTGTTGCCAAGGATTAGAATGACCATTCTTAGCAATAAGGTTTCTTAACCAAAGACCATTAGACTTGATAGTGCGAAGAACTCTTAAGGCCTAATCCACCATAAACCTTAGCTGTAGATACCTTTTATTAACTTATGTGATTTGTTTACTCCAGGAAAACTTTTCTACAAGTGTGAACAGTGATTGAaaggggcgctcgcctaggcgcttgggcgaggtgaggcgaggcccgagcgcctcgctaatgtcccaggcggcgcgcttcaaacaggcgtcgcctgggcgctcgcccgagcccaggtgctgggcgcttcgggcgagcgcctgggtaaaccaaggcgaccgaaccaggattttaggtctggttcggtcctggttcggttattagttggttcaatcgaaccaactaaatcgatataacccttacccaaccctaacccgctgccgctcccgatctcgctgctcgtcgctcctgctcccgctgccgctgctcgtcgctatcgctgctcgcgcctcccactggtcgcgcctcccgcgagccctccagctgctcgcgcctctcgcgagcccagtcgcgagccctcccgctgctcgcgactcccgctgctcgcgcctcccgtgagccttccctctgctcgtgactcccgcgagccctcccgctgctcgcgcctcccacgagccctcccgctgctcgtgcctcccgctccctttccctttcccgccgtcgctcgccgctgccgccgctccctttccctttcttaatttaatagcatatttttatttaaaattttaaataattatatttattaattatattatatatttttatattttagcgcctcgcttcgctcgggcgagcgcttgggcgagcgcctagcgcctcgggcgtttttggaccttggcgcctagcgctttttaaatcactgagtgTGAATGAAAGATTAATGTCTTTAACTGCAATTAATACATCTTAGAAATTAGACATCTTTCTCCAACTAATAACATGCATTTTACTTTTTAGAGTGAAGTGTTACTCCAGAATAACCTCCAATAGGTGTGAATGAAACGATTAATGGCTTTATCCAAGACCCAAGAATTCTTTTGAGTAGGCAAAGCATTCTAGGGCCTTCAGAATGCGAGTACGAGACCTACTGGTACCCTACAGAGCGATGAAGTTATCATCCATGAACATCAACTGAGACATTCTGAGCCCCTTAATATCAAAAGGAATTCTCTTTCCCTATTATCCTTTTGCTGAGTTTTAACATGTTTTGTGTTTGATGATTACTTGAGTTTGTGTTGAATTAAGAAGTCACTTTTTTTTAATGTAAGATGATTACGTACCTCAGTCTGAGGTATTTCAGTTATATGATCATTGCCTTACAGAATAAACAATTTGCTGGAACTGTTGAGCAATTATTTTGGCATGGCattttgatttattatatttttttcctctGCAGAAGATGGCCAAGACAATACGAATGATGATGGTCCAGAGAATAACCCACAATACACAACTGTATATGTTGGGAACCTTGCTCACGAGGCAAGCATTCAGCTCTCTGTTTTGTTCTCTCTCCTCCCATAGGAATCAGACTTAACTAATATCAAAAGCTTGTCATAGATGTTTGATTGTGTCATTGTTGGCTTTGCAAGTTAGGAGTATGTTTTCTGGGAAGGTCATTTTTCTGGTTTTTGTTGAGATGTAGTATTACTGCCAGGTTACCCAACTAGATCTCCACCGCCATTTCCATACCCTTGGTGCTGGAGTGATTGAGGAAGTACGTGTACAACGTGATAAAGGGTTTGGTTTTGTGAGATACAGCAACCATTCTGAAGCTGCTCTGGCTATTCAAGTGGGGAATGGTCGAATGCTCTGTGGGAAGCCAATCAAGGTATGGTTGGATTGTTTTCTGTCTTGTAACTGTGAATTTCAATGCATACTCTTTGAGATATATCTGTGGATATGACTAGTCTGAATTCTTCAGATGTTGATGCTTTGGGGATTACTCCATTTGAACTGGTAGCTGTTAGTGTGACATGATGTTTTTGATACATTGAATTACTCTTATCTGAACAATTAGGGGTTTGACAAGGCTTGTCTTGATGGCATATTTTATTTAGTTCAATCTTCATTTCATGCTACTCTTGTATACTGTTTGGATGAACTTTAATGTTATTTCTCTAATTGTTCACACATATAAACTATACCTTAAGTAGTCTGATACATCATCACCATGTCCTCATTCATATACACTATAGAAGCTGTGGACTGTTGAGTGATGCTATCATCTTGGCTTTAATGGTGTGGGAATATCATCCATCTGTTACCTAACTATCGGAAGTTATGTTCTGCCCACCACTGATGGAATAAAAAAGAATTGATTTACCCTAGTAGTTCTTTTGCGCGAGGTTTATTTTATTGCACATTTTACTGTATATAAATAGATGCTGCATATTTGCTTAGTGCATTTTGTCATTCGTGTGTCAGTGTTCTTGGGGCAGCAAACCAACCCCACCTGGGACAGCCTCCATGCCACTGCCCCCACCTGCTGCTGCATTCCCTGGACTCTCTGCAGCTGACTTCTTTGGTTATGATCGCTCGTTGGCATTGGCTGGCGCAGGCGCAAACCAAGCGTTGATTCATGTTCAGGGCCAGCATGCTCTGAAACAAGCTGCAATGGGGATGGGCGCTGGCGCCAGCCAGGTGATCTACGATGGCGGGTTCCAAAATGTGAGTGCAGCACAGCAGCTCATGTATTACTAGGGCTCGGTCAGACTTGAATTAATCACTGGTTGGAGCTTTTCCATTGTGGTTCATTTTCGTTTTCTTTTTGCACTCATCTTCCTACTATGTTCTGATTTAGTTCTTGTGCTGCCCTTTGTGCTTATGAATGTGTTGCTGCACAATTATGTAGTCACATGGAATGTTGGTAGGGTTTGACAAGACTACTTGGGGAAccttttatttccttttttttttttttgtttcctctTGTGTTAATGAGATCTTGAGGGCATTTTTCTTCTCTAGCTTGTATCCTGGATCCTGTGATTTGTGATGGCTAGTTTTCTCTAAGAATTGAATTGTGGTTCAGACTGGAATTTTGATGATATGAATTGTGAACTGCCTTCTGGCAAATAATACTAATCTCGAGGCCatcctcatgaataattttctGTACATCAGTGGAGTGAGTATCTTACATGAGAATGGTGGTTGATTTTTCAAGCTGCATGTTTGTAATATATAAAATGGTCACAGGCCCCATATCAATGGTAAGAATCATCTTTTTATGATCTGATCAGGACTAATCACCAAGACATCAAGTAAGACTATCTACATTGATGAGAGTCTCGGTGGCTGATATGGTCGGGTTTGTTGCCGTTACAATGTTTAGTTCATCTTTATATaatgtatttttattttcaaattctTAAGAATTTTAAACAAATCTTAATTTTAGAAATCTTATTACTTCAAATATTGACCAATTAATCAAAGATAGGAGGAGGGGTGTAAGTCAGAGTTTCCATGCTCAATCATAACAagttgtgtttatatatatatatatatatatatatatatatatatatatatatatatagagagagagagagagagagagagagagagagagaaagtgaaACAGGAGATGAAGTGAAAGTTAGAAAAAAAGTCCAATCATTGCTTCCTTCGTCGTAGTGAGCTTGAGGTTGGTGGAAGATCGTTCCTGAGATGAAGATCGTTTCATCGTGTTTACTTGAGGTCATTGCTTTCGCTACTATATATTGATTAGTCCTCTAGAGAACTTTAGGTATTATCGTCCGTGGTCTCTCTTCTAATGGCCAAAAGAAGCAAGTGGGCCTGAGGCTCATCATAAAAGCTTATATCACGATGGAGTGGTGGGCTTCTTGCACACCCTAGATTTTGTTGATGAACCATGCGATAAAGTCGAAGATGGTTTCATCCTCCCTCTATCTCAGTTTAAGCAGCATTGCCATAGATAATCTTGGGCGTATGTTCCCAAGGAAGTGGAGCTCAAATTTTTTCGCAAGTTAAGTGAAGGAATAGATCAAGAGTGGGTTTATGCGACTGCACCACTCCCACACTAAGCCCCTCAATGTCGTTGTGAATGTGTGATATATTAAAGCATCTGATGTACCATATAAAGACATCTGAACATGAAAGGCGAGGGTGTGTTCTATTGATTTAGAGTTACCGTTGAAGGCTTCTAGCGACGGGAGGCGAAAGTTTATCCGAAACTTTCTTTTTGGATGCTCTAGACAAATGGGGAGCAGCCTGAGTTAGGTTTGTCCGAAACTTTCTTTTTGGACTGTTGGAACTCCTAACACACCTAATCTAGATGTTTGTCCATTTGCCACAATTGAGCCCTTAGGGAGTTATACATTAAATTTATCGACTATGTCTCCTATTTGAGTAGGGCCAAGCCAGACCCCAATGTGACGATGCATTGAATTCTACAATCGGAGAGTGGGGTGCCCCTTTTGCTGATAGTTCAATGGGTTAGGGACAATCCTGAGCTGCCGGGGCTAGATCGACTGGGGAAATCTCAGTGAGTGCTAGTGCAATGACGATTGAGACATCTATCGTGATTGTAACGACAGTATGGTTTGTTCAATTAGTTGGGGCAGGAGTGAGGTGATTACCTTCATCATGCCTATAAGCGCTTACATTTGATATGTGAGGCTCAAGAATGCTTCGGTGGGGATAACCAAGTACCTCGCACTCATCCCCAGCGATGAAAGTCATGGGTCATTGAACATATGCCAGTAATGCCCTAGTATTTGAGGGGAGGTAGATGCATCCACCTAGGGAAAGGAGGGTAACTGCTTGCGTTGTGTGAAGATACTATGAGTTAGGGGGTGGAGCTTCCTCATTGGAGCGCACG from Musa acuminata AAA Group cultivar baxijiao chromosome BXJ1-3, Cavendish_Baxijiao_AAA, whole genome shotgun sequence encodes the following:
- the LOC135615402 gene encoding oligouridylate-binding protein 1-like isoform X1, whose product is MQQQRLKQQQQALMQQALLLQQQQSLYPHPGLLAAPQIEPILSGNLPPGFDPSTCRSVYVGNVHLQVTEALLQEVFQSTGLVEGCKLIRKEKSSFGFVDYYDRQSAALAIITLNGRQLFGQPLKVNWAYASGQREDTSGHYNIFVGDLSPEVTDATLFACFCVYTSCSDARVMWDQKTGRSRGFGFVSFRNQQDAQSAINDLNGKWLGSRQIRCNWATKGANANEDKQISDSKSVVDPTNGSVEDGQDNTNDDGPENNPQYTTVYVGNLAHEYYCQVTQLDLHRHFHTLGAGVIEEVRVQRDKGFGFVRYSNHSEAALAIQVGNGRMLCGKPIKCSWGSKPTPPGTASMPLPPPAAAFPGLSAADFFGYDRSLALAGAGANQALIHVQGQHALKQAAMGMGAGASQVIYDGGFQNVSAAQQLMYY
- the LOC135615402 gene encoding oligouridylate-binding protein 1-like isoform X3 codes for the protein MQQQRLKQQQQALMQQALLLQQQQSLYPHPGLLAAPQIEPILSGNLPPGFDPSTCRSVYVGNVHLQVTEALLQEVFQSTGLVEGCKLIRKEKSSFGFVDYYDRQSAALAIITLNGRQLFGQPLKVNWAYASGQREDTSGHYNIFVGDLSPEVTDATLFACFCVYTSCSDARVMWDQKTGRSRGFGFVSFRNQQDAQSAINDLNGKWLGSRQIRCNWATKGANANEDKQISDSKSVVDPTNGSVEDGQDNTNDDGPENNPQYTTVYVGNLAHEVTQLDLHRHFHTLGAGVIEEVRVQRDKGFGFVRYSNHSEAALAIQVGNGRMLCGKPIKCSWGSKPTPPGTASMPLPPPAAAFPGLSAADFFGYDRSLALAGAGANQALIHVQGQHALKQAAMGMGAGASQVIYDGGFQNVSAAQQLMYY
- the LOC135615402 gene encoding oligouridylate-binding protein 1-like isoform X2; the protein is MQQQRLKQQQQALMQQALLLQQQQSLYPHPGLLAAPQIEPILSGNLPPGFDPSTCRSVYVGNVHLQVTEALLQEVFQSTGLVEGCKLIRKEKSSFGFVDYYDRQSAALAIITLNGRQLFGQPLKVNWAYASGQREDTSGHYNIFVGDLSPEVTDATLFACFCVYTSCSDARVMWDQKTGRSRGFGFVSFRNQQDAQSAINDLNGKWLGSRQIRCNWATKGANANEDKQISDSKSVVDPTNGSVDGQDNTNDDGPENNPQYTTVYVGNLAHEYYCQVTQLDLHRHFHTLGAGVIEEVRVQRDKGFGFVRYSNHSEAALAIQVGNGRMLCGKPIKCSWGSKPTPPGTASMPLPPPAAAFPGLSAADFFGYDRSLALAGAGANQALIHVQGQHALKQAAMGMGAGASQVIYDGGFQNVSAAQQLMYY
- the LOC135615402 gene encoding oligouridylate-binding protein 1-like isoform X4 yields the protein MQQQRLKQQQQALMQQALLLQQQQSLYPHPGLLAAPQIEPILSGNLPPGFDPSTCRSVYVGNVHLQVTEALLQEVFQSTGLVEGCKLIRKEKSSFGFVDYYDRQSAALAIITLNGRQLFGQPLKVNWAYASGQREDTSGHYNIFVGDLSPEVTDATLFACFCVYTSCSDARVMWDQKTGRSRGFGFVSFRNQQDAQSAINDLNGKWLGSRQIRCNWATKGANANEDKQISDSKSVVDPTNGSVDGQDNTNDDGPENNPQYTTVYVGNLAHEVTQLDLHRHFHTLGAGVIEEVRVQRDKGFGFVRYSNHSEAALAIQVGNGRMLCGKPIKCSWGSKPTPPGTASMPLPPPAAAFPGLSAADFFGYDRSLALAGAGANQALIHVQGQHALKQAAMGMGAGASQVIYDGGFQNVSAAQQLMYY